Below is a window of Hyphomonas neptunium ATCC 15444 DNA.
CATCTCCCCGGTCTCAAATGTTACCTATGTCCCCGGTTGCACAGTGGGGTGGCTCTCGGCTTGATACCCAAGACGTGTTTCACGCAGCACGTTTGGCCGGACGCAGCGGGCGCTGGCCGGTTTGGAAGCTCAAATTCGGGGTGGCTTTATAGCTAGGAAGTGTCGGCGGTTGCCACGAGGGCGCATTCCCCCTTCGTCAGTCCGCTGCGCGGCCTGCCACTTCCCCCGCTTGCGCAGGGGAAGATAAAGCGTTGTGCTTCGGGGAGAAAGTCTGCCGGGACAGAGGTAGACTAGCATGGATCGCTCCACGGTTTGCGTGTCGGGGAAATTAATCCGTAGCCTGCCGGTTCTGTTCCGGCGACATAGTGAATGTCGATCCGGCCCCACCAGGTGATCGAGATGAGGGCGTCGCCGCGGCCGAGCGCATCGAGCCGGCCGGGCAGCTTGCACAATTCCCGGAAGAGGAACCACCAGAACAGCGGGTGCACAGCTTTGAAATAGCTGGCGAACACCGGATGTGCGCGGAGGCGGTTGAAGTGCGACATGGGCGGAGTTTACGCGCGGCGGCGGAGGGGGTGGACAGGATTTCCGGGAGTTTTTTGTAGGGGGTTGATCGGGATGGGGATTTTTTGGGCGGAGGGGCCGCGATTTGTTGGATAGGGTGGAAGCCCTCACCTCCCATCGCTTTGCGATGGCCTGCTCCGGGCGTTTGCAGCCTCTCCCACAGGGAGAGGAATTTAGGGGCTTTATGCCTTGGGCGCGGAGTAGCGCCGCTGCGCTTCTTCCAGAAAGGCGTTCAGTATACGGTCTACGGCCAGGTCGTGGTTTGCAGCCGCGAGGAAGCCGATGATGGGGTTTCTGAATTCGTAGTTGATTTCCAGCGACACATCGGAGGCGCCGTGGACGCTTTCGGTGATGCGCCATTCGGCAAAGAGTTTGCGGAAAGGACCGCGCACGAGCGAGGCAGTGACGCGGCGGGCCGGTTCGTCGGCGACCACGCGGGTGGTGAAGCGTTCGGTGAAGCCCTTGAAGCCGACGACCGCTTCGCCGAGGCATTCAATGACACCGGGGCCGGCGGCGCGCACTTCAGAGACGCGCAGGGCGGTGATCCATTTTATGAAATCAGGATAGCGGGCGATGTCTGACACCAGCGCAAAGCATTGCGGCGGCCCGTAAGGCACACGCAGGGTCTTGGTGAAGCGCGGCATGCCTTACGCTTTGCGGGCGGCGAGAAAGGCTTCGCGCGCGGCGCGCAGCTGGGCGAAGTCTTCGCCCGCATGGTGGCTGGAGCGCGTGAGCGGGCTGGCCGAGACCATGAGGAAGCCTTTGGCGCGGGCGATTTCTTCATACGCCTTGAACTCTTCGGGCGTGACGAAGCGGTCAATCGCGGCGTGTTTGCGCGTGGGCTGAAGATATTGGCCGATGGTGAGGAAGTCGACGCCGGCAGAGCGCATGTCGTCCATCACCTGCATCACCTCTTCCTTGGTTTCACCCAGGCCCACCATCAGCCCGGATTTGGTGAACTGGGCGGGGTCGCGGTCCTTCACCTTTTGCAGCAGGCGGAGGGAATGGAAATAGCGCGCGCCGGGGCGGATGGTGAGATAGAGGCGCGGGACGGTTTCCAGATTGTGATTGAACACGTCGGGCCGCGCATCGATGACGCGGTTTTCCCAGCCATCCTTGCGCAGGAAATCCGGCGTGAGGATTTCAATCGTCGTGCCGGGCGAGCGTTCGCGGATGGCGTTGATCGTATTGACGAAGTGCATGGCGCCGCCGTCTTCCAGATCGTCGCGGTCAACGGATGTGATGACGACATGGGAGAGGCCCATTTCGGCGACGGCCTCGGCCACGCGGGCGGGCTCGTCTTCTTCCACGCCGGGCTTTGGCTTGCCGGTGGCGACGTTGCAGAAGGAGCAGGCGCGGGTGCAGACCTCGCCCAGGATCATCATGGTGGCGTGTTTCTTGTCCCAGCACTCGCCGATATTGGGGCAGCCGGCCTCCTCGCAGACAGTGACGAGGCCCTTCGACTTCACGATATTGCGGGTCTCGTTATAGCCCTGCGAGGTGGGCGCCTTGACGCGAATCCAGTCCGGCTTGCGCAGAACGGGCGTGTCTGGCCGGGCCTGCTTTTCGGGATGGCGCGGGCGCGGGGCGCCGGAACGGGTGTCTATGAGATTGGCCATGGGGAGGAAATGGACCTTCGAGGCGATTCCATCAAGCGTCAGCGTCTGCAGACGACCCATGCAGGAGGTGGGGCGCACTGGCAATATCTGTTGCAGATATGACGCAACATGACAGAATATTACAAAATTCGGCTCAAGCCGGTATGATTCAGGGCGGAAACCTATGCAGCAATCGATCCAGCCACTGGTGCCCGCACCGCTTGCCTACAAGCCGCAGCGCACCCGCACGGACCTGTTTTCCGCGCTGCTTCGCGCCTCACGCGAGTTTGGCGGCGGCAAGACGATTGTGGTGGACGGCGACGAGCGGGCGCTGACCTATAAGGAAATCATCCGGGCGGCTTTCGGGCTGGGCTCGGCGCTGAAAAAAGGCACCAGGAAAGGCGAGGCGGTGGCCA
It encodes the following:
- a CDS encoding type II toxin-antitoxin system RatA family toxin; this translates as MPRFTKTLRVPYGPPQCFALVSDIARYPDFIKWITALRVSEVRAAGPGVIECLGEAVVGFKGFTERFTTRVVADEPARRVTASLVRGPFRKLFAEWRITESVHGASDVSLEINYEFRNPIIGFLAAANHDLAVDRILNAFLEEAQRRYSAPKA
- the lipA gene encoding lipoyl synthase, which gives rise to MANLIDTRSGAPRPRHPEKQARPDTPVLRKPDWIRVKAPTSQGYNETRNIVKSKGLVTVCEEAGCPNIGECWDKKHATMMILGEVCTRACSFCNVATGKPKPGVEEDEPARVAEAVAEMGLSHVVITSVDRDDLEDGGAMHFVNTINAIRERSPGTTIEILTPDFLRKDGWENRVIDARPDVFNHNLETVPRLYLTIRPGARYFHSLRLLQKVKDRDPAQFTKSGLMVGLGETKEEVMQVMDDMRSAGVDFLTIGQYLQPTRKHAAIDRFVTPEEFKAYEEIARAKGFLMVSASPLTRSSHHAGEDFAQLRAAREAFLAARKA